The Nothobranchius furzeri strain GRZ-AD chromosome 8, NfurGRZ-RIMD1, whole genome shotgun sequence genome includes a region encoding these proteins:
- the LOC107392895 gene encoding uncharacterized protein, whose protein sequence is MVHSNSSSPMKTTPSASSHQTGRTSTPDSSRAPSDGNPPVPTTATALQSKSRLASVRGSAQTPTPAQGLVNGRTSGRKRTPKACDCCGPHSAGHNVKSSDRGRGAQRGRGRGRGRGAVKDLEDTPKRKVEQLKVIKNFDLAKAKVKTTENKDNPQEALQTSVQVADTQPQTLPPKPVSATSQDGPITNCASASMGAAQGVLMTQSGVVGAAEKGGGEKRDGVTKVPVQDRTSSLAGRGRGRGQGNLMAASKVEVNIQVRSRGRGRLGSGTGALAHSALVMEPEGKQDSRVDQNDTGLAKCLLGNGDMVSLSDSDEEMKDDTIIVSEPADELLLISMQSTPASRLESSQSLDSEMQVDHISDQNQISASPTLPNGNTTTPTDREHTSSPANMKTSSSALVPPPDPITMSSTECLGALRDHRLYCHPGTWAKDETKEVAVTNPAEENAISADTQSKKGLEQLTDMVHEFLESFYIKYGSFIPLSESDVLEHLKKKGISDFKNSGLDIKRQMTRYRAGLAVVPVACFMVTCNKHTLRLEDLNTLEDQSWVNDQIINMYGELIMEATEHKVHFFNSFFYKQLVAKGYEGVKRWTKKADLFSKWLLLIPIHLEIHWSLITVTMATKTISYYDSQGIVFRHTTDNIMKYLQSEAREKKQAAFQKGWKITIIKGIPQQKNDSDCGVFVLEYCRCLSLKQPLLFSQDDMPRIRKRIYKELCDCHLNN, encoded by the exons ATGGTTCACAGCAATTCTTCTTCTCCAATGAAAACAACGCCGTCTGCCTCATCTCACCAAACAGGCCGAACTTCAACCCCTGATTCTTCTCGGGCTCCATCTGATGGAAATCCTCCTGTCCCGACCACAGCAACAGCATTACAGTCTAAGTCAAGACTAGCGTCTGTCAGGGGGTCTGCACAGACACCGACCCCTGCTCAAGGCCTTGTCAATGGCCGTACATCAGGCAGGAAAAGGACTCCTAAGGCCTGTGATTGCTGTGGCCCCCACAGTGCAGGACACAATGTCAAAAGCTCAGATAGAGGGAGGGGGGCGCAGAGAGGAAGGGGAAGGGGGAGAGGGAGAGGAGCTGTCAAGGACCTTGAGGATACTCCTAAAAGGAAAGTGGAGCAGTTGAAAGTAATCAAGAACTTCGATTTAGCCAAGGCGAAGGTAAAGACAACAGAGAATAAAGATAACCCACAGGAGGCTCTGCAAACATCTGTACAAGTGGCTGATACACAGCCACAAACCCTCCCTCCTAAGCCTGTCTCAGCCACCTCACAAGATGGACCAATTACAAACTGTGCTTCTGCAAGTATGGGGGCTGCACAGGGTGTGTTGATGACACAGTCAGGGGTTGTTGGTGCGGCAGAGAAAGGAGGTGGTGAGAAAAGGGACGGTGTCACAAAAGTGCCAGTACAGGATAGAACGAGCTCTTTAGCAGGCAGAGGTCGAGGTAGAGGGCAAGGGAACCTCATGGCTGCATCAAAAGTGGAAGTTAACATTCAAGTAAGAAGCAGGGGAAGAGGTCGTCTCGGTTCAGGAACAGGTGCCTTAGCTCACTCAGCGTTAGTGATGGAACCAGAGGGAAAACAAGACTCACGGGTGGACCAAAATGACACCGGCTTAGCTAAATGTCTGCTTGGAAACGGAGACATGGTAAGCCTGTCTGACTCGGATGAAGAAATGAAAGACGACACCATAATTGTGAGTGAACCTGCAGATGAGCTTCTGTTAATCTCAATGCAGTCAACTCCTGCTTCAAGATTAGAATCGTCCCAAAGCCTTGATTCTGAGATGCAGGTGGACCACATCTCTGACCAAAACCAAATTTCTGCATCTCCAACGCTGCCCAACGGGAACACAACCACACCAACAGACCGAGAACACACATCCTCACCTGCGAACATGAAAACCTCTAGCTCAGCTTTGGTTCCCCCTCCAGACCCCATAACAATGAGCAGCACAGAGTGCCTCGGGGCATTAAGAGACCACAGACTGTACTGTCACCCTGGAACGTGGGCAAAAGACGAGACGAAAGAAGTGGCGGTCACAAATCCAGCTGAAGAAAACGCGATTAGTGCAGATACTCAGAGTAAGAAAGGCCTGGAGCAGCTCACCGACATGGTTCATG AGTTTTTGGAGAGCTTCTATATAAAATATGGCAGCTTCATTCCTCTTAGTGAATCTGATGTCCTGGAGCATCTGAAAAAGAAAGGCATCTCTGACTTCAAAAACAG TGGACTGGACATTAAAAGACAGATGACTCGGTACCGGGCCGGGCTAGCGGTGGTTCCTGTAGCCTGCTTTATGGTCACATGTAATAAACACACACTGCGTCTGGAGGATCTCAACACGCTGGAGGATCAGAGCTGGGTCAATGACCAG aTAATTAACATGTACGGAGAGCTCATTATGGAGGCAACAGAGCACAAG GTCCATTTTTTTAACAGCTTTTTCTACAAGCAGCTGGTCGCCAAAGGTTATGAGGGTGTGAAGAGATGGACTAAAAAA gctgACTTGTTCTCCAAATGGTTGCTGTTGATCCCAATTCATTTAGAAATCCACTGGTCTCTTATCACAGTAACCATGGCGACCAAAACCATCAGCTACTATGACAGCCAAGGCATCGTCTTCAGGCACACCACAGAT AACATTATGAAGTACCTTCAGTCTGAAGCCAGAGAGAAAAAgcaggcagctttccagaaaggctGGAAGATTACCATCATCAAG GGCATTCCACAGCAGAAGAACGACAGCGATTGTGGAGTTTTTGTCCTTGAG TACTGCCGCTGCCTGTCATTGAAGCAGCCTCTGCTGTTCAGCCAGGATGACATGCCTCGCATTCGAAAGCGAATCTACAAGGAGCTCTGTGACTGTCATCTAAACAACTGA